GCGCAATCCGCAATGGTGGCGCGGCACGTGACATAATCCTTGGCACTGGCGTCGTGAATGCCGCCGCAACGGCTATGAGCGCAACTACACCGCCGGTGACCACGCTCTGCATTCCGATGCGCCGCACAGCAGTCATCGCGCGCAACCGCAACTCCAGCTCCGATGGCAGCCTCAGCAGCGCAACCATCGGAACGGCGAGCGGACCGCTGTTCCGCCCGCGTGCGGCTACCTCCAGCAGTACGTGACCGTAATCCTTCGCACTCGGATATCGAGTCAGCACCCGCATATCGCAATCGAGTTCGATCGCGCGCCGAAGCCTGGCTGCACACCACCACAACCCGATGTTCCACGGCATCAGGACCAACGCGATTACCGCGAGCATCAATCGCTCGGGATCACGCGCCGTAATGTGTTCCGACTCGTGCGCGAGAACCAGCCTTCGATGTTCCGGCAGCATCGTTGTCGCCCACGATGGCAACACGATCCGATGTGATAGAAAGCCGACCACCGCGGGTCCGGTCATCGCAGACACGTCCACACTCACGCCATCCACAACCGTCCTTTCCCACGATCGCTGCGCTCTGCGCCAGTGGAACACGCCGACCACAAGCCACGCGATCAGCGATACCGACAACACGATCCAGACAACCAGCGCCGTTGCGGCGAAGTCGCGTGCGATGCGCGCCAGCGCGGTGCGTAGCGCACGGCGCGAAGGTGCTATCAATCGAATGAGAGCGTCCCGTGCGATGTAACTGTAGCCGCGCCGCGCTGCAGAGCGCCCGGAGCTTATGATGATTCTCGCCAACACAGGGGGCCCGTCACCTGCAGCCGCTCCGATTGCGGTGCGGGCGTCGAGTGAGTGCACCGTGAGCACCCCGCTCGGCGCCACCACCGCAAGCACGATCGCTGCCGTCCAGAAATGCCGCGCAGCGCCGCGTCCCCGTGTCCCCCATTCCATCGCTGCCGCACCACCAGCGAGCAACAGCGTGAACAGGACCATGTATCCGAATACGGTGGGAGTCATTTCGAGTCCTCCGCCAGCCGCTCGTCAAGCAGCGCGCGCAACCGCCGAAGCGTTGCGTCGTCGAGCCCGCGATCGGATACGAGCTGCGTGAGTAGTCTTTCCGGAGACCCGCGGAAGAATTGCCCCAGCACTCTGTCTATCGCGCTCGAGCTTGCGTCATCCCGGTCGATCAGCGCGGCATAACGATGTGCGCGCCCCTCGACTTCTCGCGCGACGTGCCCCTTTTCCTCCAGCACGCGCAAGAGTGTAAGGATCGTCGTATACGCGGATCCGTCGCCCAGTGCGTCCCGCACCTCAGCGACCGTACTTGGTCCGCGCTCCCAGAGCACGGTCATGAGCTCGATCTCCCGTGGGGTCAGCCGCTGCATCCGGATATCCTCCTACTAAGAGTCTAGTACTATCGCCATAGTACCATTATCAAGTCATGGCGTCAAGGACCGTATAGTATCCGGGCTGGCCTTAAGGGCGGAGAACTCGGCAACAGCAGAAAAAACTCATCGCAGCGTAAATACGAACGATTGTTCGACAAGCTGTCGGACACGTACTCCGTTGAACTCGGCCGCCCGGAATCGTGCCCGCAAGAGCGCTGTCTCGACCGCCGAGGAGAACAGTGGATTCGCCGATCCGACGACGACGAACGAACCTGGCTCCGCACGCCCAGCGCTGTCCACGACGAACCTGGCAACTACTGTCCCCTCCACGCCCTGCGCGCGTAGCGCCTCAGGGAAGTGCGGCGCAAGCGTCCCCGGCAACGCCGCCGCCTGGCGATCGACCTGTTCCGACGACAGAACCGTAGCCGAAGTGGAGCCCGAGCCATCGATGCTGTTTCGTCCAGTCACGCCGCCACCGAAGTCACTGCCGTGGATAACAGGTGTGGCCACACTGCCGGGATCGAACCTGAACGCGGGGCCCGCGAACCGCGGGAGAACGGGAATGCCGGTCATTGCCGGAAACTCGAACCGATTGCGAGCCGCGGATGGCGCGCTGCGTGCCACAGCGTGGTCCATCGGTCGTATCGGTGCCTTGGGCACCGCAAGCGGAACCGGAACAACATGTGGCCTATCGGGAGCTCGCAGCGCGGCATGGGCCGTCGCGTTGATCGCGGCGAGAATGAGCACGCTATGAAGTGCGATGCTTGGGATCGCGCCGCCGACCGACCTGTGCTTGCGTGTTCCGGATTCCAGTAGATGCGTCACCACGGGACCACCTCGCGAGTTGAGTGCCTATCGCGAAGCTACGTTCGTCGGATTATCCAACCGTATCGGCCACATTACGACGCGAACAACAAATCATTACGCGTTGATGATGAAACACTCGGCGGGGCCCCTCCCGCCCGATCCAACCACGCCAGACGCGCGCTACTTTATAGTGCCATGAGATACCAACCCGTCCGCGCTGCAATTTCGTTCGCGACGTTGCTGACGTTTGCGACCTCGCCAGGCGCACTCGCTCAAACTCCCCACCACACCCGCAACGTCGTCCTCATCGTATCCGACGGCCTCCGCTGGCAGGAGATCTTCGAGGGCGCGGACAGCCAGCTGATGAATCGCAAGTTCGGCCACGTCGAGGATACGGCCGCGCTCCGCCGCGAGTTCTCGCGCGACGATGCGAGCTCCGCACGCGCCGTGCTCTTTCCATTCATATGGAACGTCGTCGCGAAACAGGGTGAGATCTTCGGAAATCGCACGATGCAGAGCGATGCGGATGTCACCAACGGGTTCAAGTTCTCCTATCCGGGCTACAACGAGATGATCAGCGGGCATCCCGATCCGCGCATCGACAGCAACAATGCCGGACCGAATCCCAACCTCACCGTATTCGAATGGCTCGACACGCGACCTGGCCTCGCCGGACGCGTAGCGGTCTTTGGAACGTGGAACGAGTTCGCAGACATCTTCAATCGCGGCCGCAGTCATCTTCCGATCTGGGCAGCATTCGACGCGCCGCCGACCGCAACACCACCCACGGCGCGCGACTCGTTGCTCGTCAACCTTTACGGCACCACTACCCGCCTCTGGAGTGATCTGGCGTACGATTCGTTCATGCAGGCGGAAGTGCGCGAGTACGTCGCGCGCTCGCATCCGCGTGTCATGTTCGTCGGTTATGGCGAGACCGACGAGTGGGCTCACATGGGCCGCTACGACATGGTACTCAAGTCCGCGCATCAGTTCGATCAGTTCGTCGGCGATCTGTGGAACACCATGCAACGGATGCCGCAGTATCGCGACTCGACGACGTTCATCATCACAGCGGACCATGGTCGCGGAAGCGGGCTCAATGCGTGGACCGATCACGGCGCAGACGTCGTCGGTGCGGAAGCAATCTGGATCGCGGTGATCGGTCCGGACACTCCGGCCCGCGGCGAAGGCATGCACGTCAGCCGCGTAACCCAGTCCCAGATCGCCGCGACCATCGCAAGCCTGCTCGGCGAGAATTACTCCGCCGCCGTTCCGGCAGCAGCGCCACCGCTTCCGGTGCGTTGAAAATCGCATCGAAAATGTCGCGCTGATACACTCGCAGTTACACCGCCGCGTCAGCGAGCCGTGCGAGCGAATGTCGCCGTAACGACAACATGCATACTTATGCGCGGATGAAGCATGTAAAACCACCATCGCACCGGGGGTTAAATAACGACGGCGACAGTGCGACATTTCAGGTGAAGGACCAACCTCAGCCGCACTTCGCATGACAGCCGTCGCCAACAGCACCGAATCCGGTCACGCTACATCTGCCGATTACATCGCCATCGAGGATGAGTGGGGCGCGCACAACTACCATCCGCTGGATATCGTCATCGAGCGCGCTGCCGGCGCGTGGGTCTACGATGTGGATGGCAAGCGCTACCTCGACTGTCTGAGTGCGTATTCCGCCGTCAACCAGGGCCACTGTCATCCGCGCATCCTCGCGACGCTGGTGGAACAGGCACACCGAGTCACGCTCACCTCGCGCGCATTCCGCAACGAGCAGTTGCCGCTCTTCTGCGAAGAAGTTGCGCGGATGTGCGGGATGGAAATGGTGCTGCCGATGAACACCGGCGCCGAGGCCGTCGAGAGCGCGATCAAGGCGGCGCGGCGCTGGGGATACGAAGTGAAGGGAATTCCCGCCGATCGAGCGGAAATCATCGTGTTCGAGAACAACTTTCACGGTCGGACCACTACAATAGTCGGCTTCTCGTCAGAGCCATCCTATCGTGCCGGCTTCGGGCCCTTCGCCCCGGGTTTCAGGTTGATCCCCTACGGCGACATCGACGCCCTCGAGGCGGCGATCACGCCGAACACGTGCGCGGTGCTCATGGAGCCGATCCAGTGCGAGGCTGGAATCCTGATTCCCCCGGACGGATATCTTCGCGCAGCCTCCGATCTCTGTCGAGCGAACAATGTCCTCTTCATGGCCGACGAGATCCAGACGGGACTGGGCCGCACCGGTCGCATGTTCGCGTGCGATCACGAAGAGGTGAAGCCCGACGTGTACATACTCGGCAAGGCGCTGGCAGGTGGCTTCTATCCGGTTTCCGCGGTTGTTTCGAGCCGGGAAGTGCTGGGCGTTCTCCGCGCAGGCACGCACGGCAGCACCTTCGGCGGCAACCCGCTCGGCTGTGCAGTCGCGCGCACCGCGCTGCAGGTTCTCGAAGATGAGAACCTGGTCCAGCGCTCGGCGGACCTGGGCGCATGGTTCATGGGTGAGGTGGCGTCGATCAGGCATCCTGACATCAAGTCCGTGCGCGGCCGAGGTCTGATGGTGGGCATCGAGCTGCACGTGCCAGCGCGGTCCTACTGCGAGGCGCTGATGGGACTCGGAATGCTGTGCAAGGAAACGCACGACCACGTCATCAGATTGTCCCCGCCGCTGGTTACATCGCGCGAGGATCTCGAGTGGGCTCTCGCTCAGTTACGGACTGTATTCTCGACGCGGTAGACTCGCTGCCAGGTTGTTGCCTGGCCACCACGCTCGATCAAGCAGCCCCGACCAACGGATCGGGGCTGTTCGCTTTTCGGCCTGGGTGTTTCCGCCTACTTGTGCTCGACTGGAACCGCCTGCTGCTGATTCGCCTTCTGCGAACCCTTGCCCTCGACTCTCGCGCTGGCGTTACCGGTCGCACTGCTTTCGCCGTTGCTGATGGTAATCTTCTTGGGCTGCGGAAGTGCGGTCTTGGGGACGCGAACGTTCAACACACCGTTGGTGAAATTCGCGGTGATCTTGGAATCGTCCACTCCCTTGGGCAGCCGGAACGACCGCGTGAACGAGCCGTAGGTCCGCTCCACCAGGTGATACTCCGTACCGTCGCCTTCCTTGCGCTCCGCGGACTTGTGTCCGCGAACTGTCAGCATTCCGTTATCGGAAGTGACCTCTACATCTTCCGGCTTGACGCCCGGAAGCTCGACGGACAGCGCGATCTCACGGTCGTCCTCCCGTACATCGACGGGCGGCGCCAGAGAAGCTGTCGGCGTTGTGCGGCTCAGTGCATCGTCAAATAAGCGATTCACCTCCCTGCGCAGACCGAACACAGGAAGAGGTGTCAGTGAAGTTTCGAACAGCATGGTGCTGACCTCCATCTGAGAGTTTTGTCTGTTTTTTTCGGGCCCTGCGCCCACCGGGCCAATCCGGCAATGGGCGGGCCAGTGATGCCGGCCAATCTGGCTTAAGAGCGTCTGTTTATCGGCCAGTTCGGCATTTTCGTCTGAAATATTGGCAAACAGATCATGAAGATCGTTACCAATCGATCGGTCATCCTGTCCTACGGTAGGCTCGCAGAAGACCGACTCGCCGAGGAAGTGACATTGTCAGGGAAAGCACATCCGCACGTTACCGCCGCCATGCTGTCTGAAGATTCTGATTCATCGATACTGGTCGGCGCTCTCGCCGACATAGCCGTGTGTCTCTCTGACGCACGGCCGACGGAACTGGTCGCGCAGGACGTGCTCGAGCGAGCGCATCTGTCGATCGGCGCATCGGAGCTGGCGGTCTGGCTGGATGGGGGCGGCGAGCTTGTGCGAACCTGGGGAGCGGGCCCGGAAGAGGCCTCTGTGGATGAGCTTCGGGCCGCCATGGCAGGTGCGGCGCCCGGGATCGTTGCACGCGAGATGAGCTTCGGGCCGCGCCGGGTGGGCATCCTGCTGGCGCGCTTCGGAGGTGACGTGGCGGAGCCGGTGGAGCGCTTTCTGGAGGCGCTCGCTGCGTTGCTTGCGGCGTTCGTCGCGAACTCCGAGCGTTCCCGGAGACTCGAGGGCGATCTCCAGATCCGGATGCGCGAGGTGCAGGAGCAGAAGCGGTTCACTGAAACGGTGCTCGATCTACTGCCGCTGGGTCTGTACGTGATCGATCGCGATTACCGGATCACGGTTTGGAATCGCAAGCGCGAGACGGGGATGCAGGGCGTGTCCCGCGACGAAGCTATCGGCCGCACCATCTTCGAGATCCTTCACCGTCAGCCGGAGGACGTGGTTCGTCGCGAATTCGACGAGGTGTTCGCCACCGGCAAGACGCAGCAGTTCCAGACCGAATCCAGCGCCAGCGGCGCGCTGCGTACCTACAGGCTTTCCAAGATTCCAATTCGCGACCAGACGGGCGTCGTGACGCACATCATTACTATCGGCGAGGACATCACCGATTGGGTGGAAGCGCGTGAAGCCGTGGCACAGAACGAAAAACTCGCCGCGATCGGCCGCCTCGCCGCGGGGATCATGCACGAGATAAACAATCCGCTCGCGACGATCGCAGCGTGTGCGGAGAGCATGGCGCTCGAAACGAAAGTTGATGGAAGTACGTCGCAAGGCGCGCTGGATGGCGCGGCCGATGGCGGGCCTGAGTATCTCAAGATCATCGAGAGCGAAGTTCAGCGCTGCAAGCGCATCATCGACGGGTTGCTCGATTTCAGCCGGCCGCGCGCGCAGGAGAGACAATCTCTCCAGGTGAATACCGTCGTGGAGCGCGCACTGTTTCTACTCAAGCATCACGCGCGCTTCAAGCAGCTCACCGTGCAGGCGGAGCTCGGAACCGAGCTTGCAACAGTGCATGCGAGCTCCGAGCAGTTGATCCAGGTAATGATTGCACTATTGATGAATGCGGCGGACGCGATGCCGCAGTACGGGCGCGTTCTCATACGCACACGTGCAGCGCCGCGTGGTGCGAA
The window above is part of the Gemmatimonadota bacterium genome. Proteins encoded here:
- a CDS encoding ATP-binding protein, coding for MKIVTNRSVILSYGRLAEDRLAEEVTLSGKAHPHVTAAMLSEDSDSSILVGALADIAVCLSDARPTELVAQDVLERAHLSIGASELAVWLDGGGELVRTWGAGPEEASVDELRAAMAGAAPGIVAREMSFGPRRVGILLARFGGDVAEPVERFLEALAALLAAFVANSERSRRLEGDLQIRMREVQEQKRFTETVLDLLPLGLYVIDRDYRITVWNRKRETGMQGVSRDEAIGRTIFEILHRQPEDVVRREFDEVFATGKTQQFQTESSASGALRTYRLSKIPIRDQTGVVTHIITIGEDITDWVEAREAVAQNEKLAAIGRLAAGIMHEINNPLATIAACAESMALETKVDGSTSQGALDGAADGGPEYLKIIESEVQRCKRIIDGLLDFSRPRAQERQSLQVNTVVERALFLLKHHARFKQLTVQAELGTELATVHASSEQLIQVMIALLMNAADAMPQYGRVLIRTRAAPRGAKHVVIEVQDEGSGMTRNEMSRIFEPFYTTKEPGRGTGLGLAICHGIVADHGGRIEVSSEPGKGTRFTILLPMEEA
- a CDS encoding M56 family metallopeptidase, whose amino-acid sequence is MTPTVFGYMVLFTLLLAGGAAAMEWGTRGRGAARHFWTAAIVLAVVAPSGVLTVHSLDARTAIGAAAGDGPPVLARIIISSGRSAARRGYSYIARDALIRLIAPSRRALRTALARIARDFAATALVVWIVLSVSLIAWLVVGVFHWRRAQRSWERTVVDGVSVDVSAMTGPAVVGFLSHRIVLPSWATTMLPEHRRLVLAHESEHITARDPERLMLAVIALVLMPWNIGLWWCAARLRRAIELDCDMRVLTRYPSAKDYGHVLLEVAARGRNSGPLAVPMVALLRLPSELELRLRAMTAVRRIGMQSVVTGGVVALIAVAAAFTTPVPRIMSRAAPPLRIAPAWPVRPDTGSKRRIDSLAILRRQNDSLRTRERMMATQMRALQRATNERDSVEAILNAARKNTRTLRALEWRPTGTASHTMTYFSFQVDKPARMLSTTVTPVYPDSLRRAGIGGEVDAEFTVDTTGRVDRAAGITITNATDPLLEQAVRTALPKMTFVPAEIRGKHIRQLVQQPFTFAIAKDPQ
- the rocD gene encoding ornithine--oxo-acid transaminase translates to MTAVANSTESGHATSADYIAIEDEWGAHNYHPLDIVIERAAGAWVYDVDGKRYLDCLSAYSAVNQGHCHPRILATLVEQAHRVTLTSRAFRNEQLPLFCEEVARMCGMEMVLPMNTGAEAVESAIKAARRWGYEVKGIPADRAEIIVFENNFHGRTTTIVGFSSEPSYRAGFGPFAPGFRLIPYGDIDALEAAITPNTCAVLMEPIQCEAGILIPPDGYLRAASDLCRANNVLFMADEIQTGLGRTGRMFACDHEEVKPDVYILGKALAGGFYPVSAVVSSREVLGVLRAGTHGSTFGGNPLGCAVARTALQVLEDENLVQRSADLGAWFMGEVASIRHPDIKSVRGRGLMVGIELHVPARSYCEALMGLGMLCKETHDHVIRLSPPLVTSREDLEWALAQLRTVFSTR
- a CDS encoding energy transducer TonB, coding for MTHLLESGTRKHRSVGGAIPSIALHSVLILAAINATAHAALRAPDRPHVVPVPLAVPKAPIRPMDHAVARSAPSAARNRFEFPAMTGIPVLPRFAGPAFRFDPGSVATPVIHGSDFGGGVTGRNSIDGSGSTSATVLSSEQVDRQAAALPGTLAPHFPEALRAQGVEGTVVARFVVDSAGRAEPGSFVVVGSANPLFSSAVETALLRARFRAAEFNGVRVRQLVEQSFVFTLR
- a CDS encoding alkaline phosphatase family protein, giving the protein MRYQPVRAAISFATLLTFATSPGALAQTPHHTRNVVLIVSDGLRWQEIFEGADSQLMNRKFGHVEDTAALRREFSRDDASSARAVLFPFIWNVVAKQGEIFGNRTMQSDADVTNGFKFSYPGYNEMISGHPDPRIDSNNAGPNPNLTVFEWLDTRPGLAGRVAVFGTWNEFADIFNRGRSHLPIWAAFDAPPTATPPTARDSLLVNLYGTTTRLWSDLAYDSFMQAEVREYVARSHPRVMFVGYGETDEWAHMGRYDMVLKSAHQFDQFVGDLWNTMQRMPQYRDSTTFIITADHGRGSGLNAWTDHGADVVGAEAIWIAVIGPDTPARGEGMHVSRVTQSQIAATIASLLGENYSAAVPAAAPPLPVR
- a CDS encoding Hsp20/alpha crystallin family protein; this encodes MLFETSLTPLPVFGLRREVNRLFDDALSRTTPTASLAPPVDVREDDREIALSVELPGVKPEDVEVTSDNGMLTVRGHKSAERKEGDGTEYHLVERTYGSFTRSFRLPKGVDDSKITANFTNGVLNVRVPKTALPQPKKITISNGESSATGNASARVEGKGSQKANQQQAVPVEHK
- a CDS encoding BlaI/MecI/CopY family transcriptional regulator — protein: MQRLTPREIELMTVLWERGPSTVAEVRDALGDGSAYTTILTLLRVLEEKGHVAREVEGRAHRYAALIDRDDASSSAIDRVLGQFFRGSPERLLTQLVSDRGLDDATLRRLRALLDERLAEDSK